Within Deltaproteobacteria bacterium, the genomic segment AGCTTCCGCCTCGAGACGCTCGCCACCCGCGACGGCGACGGTTACCGCATCCGCGGGCAGAAGTACTTCATCTCGGGGGTCGAGCAGGCGCAGCACGTGCTCCTCGTGACCCGCAGCACCCCGGCACGCGAGGTGCGCGACAAGCGAGCGGGCCTCTCCCTCTTCATCGTCGACACGGACGCCCCCGGCTTCTCGAAGCAGGTGCAGGACACGGCGCTCAACGAGACCGAGCGGCAGTGGACGCTCTTCCTGGACGACGTGCGCGTGCCGCGCGCGAACCTGATCGGCGAGGAGGGCGCGGGACACCGCTACCTCTTCGACCTGCTCAACCCCGAGCGCGTCGCCGGGGCGGCCATCGCGGTCGGCCTCGGCCGCTACGTGCTCAGGCGCGCCGTCGCCTATGCCAAGGAGCGCAGGGTGTTCGACGCGCCGATCGGCACGCACCAGGGCCTCGCGCACCCGATGGCGCTCGCGGCCACGCATCTCGAGCTGGCCGGCGTGATGACCCGCAAGGCCGCCTGGCAGTTCGACCGCGGGGAGACCGCCGGTCCGGAGGCCAACATGGCGAAGATGGCGGCCGCCGACGCCGGGCTCGAGGCGTGTGACGTCGCCATCCAGGTCCACGGCGGCAACGGCTTCACCCGGGAATTCGAGGTGATCACGTACTGGCCGCTCCTCCGCCTCATCAAGACCGCGCCGGTGTCGCGGGAGATGATCCTCAACTACATCGGCGAGCACGTGCTGGGGCTGCCGCGGAGCTACTGACGGCGCCCGGCGCCGGCGGGGAGCCGCGGGCGGGGGCGCCGCCGGCGCCCCGGCGTGCTCGGCCACGCACGCGTCCGCCGCAGCGTCCCCCCGAAAGGCCGTACGGGCGTGCGCGGGCCTGCGGCGGGTGGGCGTGCTTGCCGCTTCGTTCGTCCGAGGAGGTGACGGGCGCAGCTTGCCAAAAGAACCCGTCGAGCGTACAAGCGCGCGCGATGACCGGCACCATCAAGCGCATCGTGCGCGACAAGGGGTTCGGCTTCATTACCCCCGATGACGGGTCGGACGACGTGTTCTTCCACCGCTCGCGGCTCGCGCCGCGGGTCCCGTTCGAGGACCTGCGCGAGGGCGATCAGGTGGTGTTCCAGACGCGACCGGGCGAAAAGGGGCCGCAGGCGTTCGACGTGCGCCTCCGCTGACGCAACCCCAGATTCTTCAGCCCCGGTCACACCCTCCAGTGTCCGAATAGTGTCCGAGATGCGGGGCCGGGCCCCGTGCTCGAGGCCCTCCCGTCTTGCGCGGCGACAGCGGGAGCGGGCGTGCCGTCGGTCGGGTGACGGGTGCAAGCCCGCTGCTCTGGGGTTGCCGCCCGCTCTCTTTCAGTTCTCGGACAGTTGAATCTCAGACCAGTCGGGCATCGGCATGGACAGCGCCCGGCCCCCGCCGCCGCCTCCCGCCGCGAAGGCGGGAGTGCTACATAGACCCGTCGAAGTAGGAGTTAGGCAGGCAAGACATGCCCTTCGATCCGCCCGCCAAGAACGAGGTTCGCCGTCGTCTCCTTGAAACGACATCGTGGTGCTTGGCGAAGCATCCGATTCGGGATCCGCAAGGTGACCTGCGAACACCCCACTTGGAACCAGCGATTGAGGACTGGCCCACCTTCGCCGAACTCAATCAGGCCGTCAGCGTGCTCGCCACCACGCGGCGAACATTGCTCTCTGGACAGCCGAACGTAGAGGACCGAGAAGGGCGAGTCTTGATCTGCGAGTTCAATATGTCGATCACGAGCGGCGAATCTGAGGGAGACGAACGGGTTCTTTGACATCAGCGACCGAACCGCCGTGGGACACCTGGATGTTCTGTATGCAACGAAGCGCCACAACTCCTACGTCACCCCAACCATTCGACCTCGATCTGTTGATCAGCTGGGTTCCGGGCTCCCTTGTCGCCTGCGTCGATAGAGGAATTCGCGCCAACCCGTATGACTGCATCTACTGGGCTTCGGAGGAGGATCTCGCCAGGTGGGGTCTCTCCGGATGACATTGACCATGCCGCTGGTCTGCCTAACTCGCGGCAGCGTCCGCGGGCCGCACTGGGCTCCGCGCAGGTCGCTGCAAATCCGTGCTGCCTTCTTCACTGGCGGCCGTTGACCCGCGGGATCCGTTACGTCGCACCATGAACGTACCAGGAACGATTGCCCTTCTCGTTGGCCCTCGTCCTCGGGGTCGTCCTCCTCGCCACTGGGCTCGCGCGGCGGCGTGCCGGAGCCCTTCTTGTCGTAGCCAGCCTGAGTCTCTCTGCTCTCTTCATCAACCGGTGCGCACGATACCAGAACACTTATCCGGCTATCGAGCTTGGAACCTCAGCGGAAGAGATCACCGCACGGCTCGGCAAACCGTGGGCGAATACCGATTGCAGCACCACGTATGCCGGGGACGAGAGGACCGAATACGATCCCGCTCCGCCGGGTTGCGTGCACGAGTTCTGGTACTACTCGTTCTTCTTTCCGGAGGCGTGGTCGTACGCCTTTGACGACGGCGGACGTCTGATCCACAAGTACGAGTGGGTGTCGCCGTGATTGGCGGCCCCGGCCCCCCGCTCGAGGCCCCCGCGACCCGGTCGATTTGACCGGAGAGGCCTCACGTTCGGTACCTGCCGCCCCCGGAAAGGGCCTTATGCGGCGGGCTTTCTCGGCCGTGTCCGGCCAGTGTGTGGATGGCGCACTCCGGCCATGAACCCATCAACGAACGCCACCACAACGCGCCGGCCGAACCTGAGAAGCGGCCTCTACACGCTCAGGGAGGCCGTGCAGGTGCTCGGCTCGGGGGAAACGGTGAAGACGACGGTGGACCTGCCGATCCGGCTGTGGCGCGCCGCCAAGGTGCGCGCGATGGATGATCGGACCGACCTCCGCCAGATCGTGATCGCCGCCCTTGAGACCCATCTCAAACCCAAGAACGAGGCGCACGATGAAGGGAGCCAAGGGGTTCGGCCGCGTGTTCCGGCGACCACGCTCGCCGTACTGGTGGATCAGCTACCCGTACCGAGGGCGTGAGGTGCGGGAGTCGTCCGGGTCCGCCGTGAAGCAGGAGGCCGTCGACAAGCTCAAGGAACGGCTCGCCAAGATCGCTCAGCACATCTATGTCGCCCGAAGGCTGAGCGCGTCACGGTCGACGAGCTGCTCGGGGACCTCCAGCGCCACTTCGAGGTGCGGGGCCTCACCTCGGCCCGGACGCTCAGGGGCCACATCGACGCGTGGCGGCAGTCGCCGATCGGGGCAGAGAAGGCGATCAATGTCGAGCTGCCGGTGCTCGAGGAGTGCGTGCAGCAGTGGCAGCGGGCAGGGCTACGCGCCGGCCACGATCAGCCGCTTCCTCGGCTCGCTCCACCAAGCCTACGGCTCGGGCAGAAGGCCAAGAAGGCGGCGACGATGCCCAGCTTCCCCCGGCTCGCCTTCGAGAACGCGAGGGAGGCTACGTCGCCACTCTCCCCGGCGAGCCCCGTGTCCACCCACTGCGCCGCGCAGTGTCCCAGTAGTGTCCGAGACGGAGCCCATGCTTACCCATCGCAGCTATCGCAGCTCTTGTGTTCCGACGAAAAATGATGCTTCTACCCGGCGGGGCATGGGTTGCGTCACGGATCACCGCACACGTTCGACGTGAAGCTCCGCTGAGGGGCGAGGAGACGGGAATGGCGAAGGCGAAGAAGGGCAAGACGAAGGCGGGCACGAAGCCGGCGCGCCGCGCCGCGGCGCAGAAGCCGAAGAAGGCGGCGCGGAGCACGGGGGGGGGGCCTCTCGCGGCCGCCCAGAAGCGCGTCGCGGCGCTCGAGGCGGA encodes:
- a CDS encoding cold shock domain-containing protein, whose translation is MTGTIKRIVRDKGFGFITPDDGSDDVFFHRSRLAPRVPFEDLREGDQVVFQTRPGEKGPQAFDVRLR
- a CDS encoding acyl-CoA dehydrogenase, whose translation is MSFELSAEEQLIVEAVRELAAGPNGRVHWRERALANTFPERLWQALAEAGYLGLLVPPEHGGAGLGLKEMAVLMEAMASEGMALLLMIVSTVMATIALAKHGSPEQKRRYLPGLACGTTRFCFAITEPNAGSNSFRLETLATRDGDGYRIRGQKYFISGVEQAQHVLLVTRSTPAREVRDKRAGLSLFIVDTDAPGFSKQVQDTALNETERQWTLFLDDVRVPRANLIGEEGAGHRYLFDLLNPERVAGAAIAVGLGRYVLRRAVAYAKERRVFDAPIGTHQGLAHPMALAATHLELAGVMTRKAAWQFDRGETAGPEANMAKMAAADAGLEACDVAIQVHGGNGFTREFEVITYWPLLRLIKTAPVSREMILNYIGEHVLGLPRSY